One window of Thermus thermamylovorans genomic DNA carries:
- a CDS encoding MFS transporter: MDPRLLVLLAGVLLGTVSESSLAPALPALAEAFGVGPEAAQGVVSTGLLGAALAYLPLAWLGGRLGAGSLFRTGVVLHAALALLLFLAPSLPLLYLLRFLQGVATAMVVGLVPGLAAGAFPHARGYAMGMVASTVATGTLLGPALGGVVASLGVAYVFLLPLPFGFLALLLAGNLPGLPPQGGGLRELLRTPGFSRVLWATGLYFLQTLGTTVAVAFYLGAEGFSPGAIGGLLLWGSLQLLLAGAWAGKAADRLGYGRMALRGAYLLVGAGIALAFLPLWHPFWGAALGLLLLGVGRALFQAANNAQVLSLAPQGLEGLASGALSVARTLGQGAGSALAGVSLAFFEPLLQGHRPAFAATVLLLSALMAGAACLVGSREGR, encoded by the coding sequence CTGGACCCCAGGCTCCTGGTCTTGCTCGCTGGGGTCCTTCTGGGAACGGTAAGCGAGAGCAGTCTGGCCCCGGCCCTACCTGCTTTGGCAGAGGCCTTCGGGGTGGGGCCGGAGGCGGCACAAGGGGTGGTTTCCACGGGGCTCCTTGGGGCCGCTTTGGCCTATCTCCCCCTGGCCTGGCTTGGGGGAAGGTTGGGTGCCGGGAGCCTCTTCCGGACCGGGGTGGTCCTCCACGCGGCTCTGGCCCTCCTCCTCTTTCTCGCCCCGTCCCTCCCTCTCCTCTACCTCCTGCGCTTCCTCCAGGGGGTGGCCACGGCTATGGTGGTGGGTCTGGTGCCGGGCCTGGCCGCCGGCGCCTTTCCCCACGCCCGGGGGTACGCCATGGGGATGGTGGCCAGCACCGTGGCCACGGGCACCCTCCTGGGGCCGGCCTTGGGCGGGGTGGTGGCCAGCCTGGGGGTGGCCTATGTTTTCCTTCTGCCCCTTCCCTTCGGTTTCCTGGCCCTTCTCCTCGCAGGGAACCTCCCCGGCCTGCCGCCCCAGGGGGGTGGGCTCCGGGAGCTCTTGCGGACCCCGGGGTTTTCCCGGGTCCTTTGGGCCACCGGCCTTTACTTCCTGCAAACGCTGGGTACCACCGTGGCCGTGGCCTTTTACCTGGGGGCGGAGGGGTTTTCTCCAGGAGCCATCGGCGGCCTCCTCCTTTGGGGTTCCTTGCAGCTTCTCCTTGCGGGGGCTTGGGCCGGGAAAGCTGCCGACCGCCTGGGCTACGGTCGGATGGCCCTCCGGGGAGCGTACCTGTTGGTGGGGGCAGGGATAGCCCTGGCCTTCCTGCCCCTCTGGCATCCCTTTTGGGGGGCGGCCCTGGGCCTCCTCCTCCTGGGGGTGGGCCGGGCCCTTTTCCAGGCGGCCAACAACGCCCAGGTGCTTTCCCTGGCCCCGCAGGGCCTCGAGGGCCTGGCCTCCGGGGCCCTCTCCGTGGCCAGGACCCTGGGCCAGGGGGCAGGGAGCGCCCTAGCGGGAGTATCCCTGGCCTTCTTTGAGCCCCTCCTCCAGGGCCACCGCCCCGCCTTCGCCGCCACGGTGCTCCTCCTCTCCGCCCTGATGGCCGGCGCCGCCTGCCTGGTGGGCAGCCGGGAGGGGCGTTGA
- a CDS encoding SDR family NAD(P)-dependent oxidoreductase — MQTAGKTWVVTGAGSGLGQALVLELLRRGSRVAAVDRSREGLEETQTKAGGSAAGLSLHLLDITQRARVEALAEEVEQVHGQVDGLINNAGIIQAFKRLQDLDLEAGERVMGVNFYGTLYMIKAFLPRLLQRSEAHIVNVSSMGGFLPVPGQTIYGASKAAVKLLTEGLWAELQGTPVRVTLVLPGAMRTGIAQHSGVETPRSEGQAQVPLLEPEEAARTLLEAVEKNAFRVLLGKDARTMDLLYRLSPLYATRLIQRRMAHLLR, encoded by the coding sequence ATGCAAACCGCGGGCAAGACCTGGGTGGTCACGGGTGCAGGAAGCGGGCTTGGCCAAGCCCTGGTGCTGGAGCTTCTCCGGCGCGGATCCCGGGTAGCCGCGGTGGACCGGAGCCGAGAGGGTCTGGAGGAAACCCAAACCAAAGCGGGCGGCAGCGCGGCTGGGCTAAGCCTCCACCTTCTGGACATCACCCAGCGGGCACGGGTGGAGGCCCTGGCGGAAGAGGTAGAACAAGTCCACGGCCAGGTGGACGGACTCATCAACAACGCCGGTATCATCCAGGCCTTCAAGAGGCTTCAGGACTTGGACCTCGAGGCCGGTGAGCGGGTCATGGGGGTGAACTTCTACGGCACCCTCTACATGATCAAAGCCTTCCTCCCCAGGCTTCTCCAACGCTCTGAGGCCCACATCGTCAACGTTTCCAGCATGGGAGGTTTCCTCCCGGTACCGGGCCAGACGATCTACGGGGCCTCCAAGGCCGCCGTCAAGCTCCTCACCGAAGGGCTTTGGGCCGAGCTTCAGGGAACTCCGGTGCGGGTGACCCTGGTTCTGCCCGGGGCCATGCGTACAGGGATCGCCCAGCACTCTGGGGTAGAAACGCCAAGGTCCGAGGGGCAGGCCCAGGTTCCCCTTCTGGAGCCGGAGGAGGCCGCCAGGACCTTGCTAGAGGCTGTGGAAAAGAACGCCTTCCGCGTCCTCCTGGGCAAGGACGCCCGCACCATGGACCTCCTCTACCGCCTAAGCCCCCTTTACGCCACCCGGCTCATCCAGCGGCGGATGGCCCATCTCCTGAGGTAG
- a CDS encoding 2-keto-4-pentenoate hydratase, with protein sequence MELEAFARELETAWVERKPIPPLSERGLRGVEAAYRVQEAWNTLRLAQGDRVVGRKIGLTSKAVQEQLGVDQPDFGHLWQSRFLGVGERGEVPFSLFLQPRVEGELAFLLGRRLEGPHVTPQEVLAATEAVAFALEIVDSRIADWRIRIEDTIADNASFGAFFVGPWERALLEEDLSTLGLVLYKNGDPVAQGVGVACLGHPARAVAWLAGALARFGVALEPGDIVMSGAWAPVQAAGPGDLFTLEGTGGRGLSLRLA encoded by the coding sequence ATGGAGCTCGAGGCCTTTGCCAGGGAGCTGGAGACGGCCTGGGTGGAGCGGAAGCCCATACCCCCCCTCTCCGAGAGAGGGCTGAGGGGGGTGGAGGCCGCCTACCGGGTGCAGGAAGCCTGGAACACCCTCCGCCTGGCCCAGGGGGACCGGGTGGTGGGGCGGAAGATCGGCCTTACCTCTAAGGCGGTGCAGGAGCAGCTGGGGGTGGACCAGCCGGACTTTGGCCACCTCTGGCAAAGCCGCTTCCTGGGGGTGGGGGAGCGGGGGGAGGTGCCCTTCTCCCTCTTCCTCCAACCCCGGGTGGAGGGGGAGCTGGCCTTCCTCCTCGGGCGGCGTCTCGAGGGTCCCCACGTGACCCCCCAGGAGGTGCTTGCGGCCACGGAAGCCGTGGCCTTCGCGCTGGAGATCGTGGATAGCCGCATCGCCGACTGGCGCATCCGCATTGAGGACACCATCGCCGACAACGCTTCCTTCGGGGCCTTCTTCGTGGGCCCCTGGGAGAGGGCTTTGCTGGAAGAGGATCTCTCCACCTTGGGCCTTGTGCTTTACAAAAACGGGGATCCGGTGGCCCAAGGGGTGGGGGTGGCCTGCTTGGGCCACCCCGCACGGGCGGTGGCTTGGTTGGCGGGCGCCCTGGCTCGGTTCGGGGTGGCCCTGGAGCCGGGAGACATCGTCATGTCCGGGGCTTGGGCCCCCGTACAGGCTGCGGGCCCGGGGGACCTCTTTACCTTGGAGGGGACTGGGGGAAGGGGGCTTTCCTTGCGCTTGGCCTAG
- a CDS encoding aldehyde dehydrogenase has product MVEPKIYKETQERLKALGFPFTLPLEVTHYIGGEFDRGDHPFPVVYPATGEVIGTVPEGREEEVERAVAAATEAFRTWGKMPPSQRRPYLRRFAEKIREYRPVFEVLESLDVGRPIHENRLGYVERMANNIEFFADFAVTHGSEAYPMENGYVNYVLRFPVGVAALITPWNMPSMLATWKIGPTLAFGNTAVLKPAEFTPLGAWLLARCAHEAGLPPGVFNVVHGFGPNSAGEFLTRHPGVRLISFTGETTTGKVIMRNAADTLKRLSMELGGKAPNLIFRSADLDRAVEVTLRAGFFNQGEVCLAGSRLLVERPVYEPFLDRLVRAAKALKVGDPLDPETRMGALIAEEHLRKVMSYVEIARETATLLTGGKRPELPHPLDKGYFLEPTVVVDVKPSDRVCQEEIFGPMVVVMPFDTEEEAIALANNTPYGLNAIVQTRDVGQAVRVAEALEVGTVWINDWFVRDLRVPFGGAKQSGIGREGGHYGYEFYYETKNVCLANR; this is encoded by the coding sequence GTGGTGGAACCCAAGATCTACAAGGAGACCCAGGAGCGGCTCAAAGCCTTAGGCTTTCCCTTCACCCTTCCCCTCGAGGTAACCCACTACATCGGCGGGGAGTTCGACCGGGGCGACCACCCTTTCCCCGTCGTCTACCCGGCCACAGGGGAGGTGATCGGGACTGTCCCGGAGGGCCGGGAGGAGGAGGTGGAAAGGGCGGTGGCGGCGGCCACCGAGGCTTTCAGGACCTGGGGGAAGATGCCCCCTAGCCAACGCCGCCCGTACCTCCGGCGGTTCGCCGAGAAGATTCGCGAGTACCGGCCAGTCTTTGAGGTCCTGGAGAGCCTGGACGTGGGCCGACCCATCCACGAGAACCGCCTGGGGTACGTGGAGCGCATGGCGAACAACATCGAGTTCTTCGCCGACTTCGCCGTGACCCACGGCTCCGAGGCCTACCCCATGGAAAACGGTTACGTCAACTACGTCCTCCGTTTCCCCGTGGGGGTGGCGGCCTTGATCACCCCCTGGAACATGCCTAGCATGCTCGCCACGTGGAAGATCGGGCCCACCCTGGCTTTTGGGAACACCGCCGTCCTGAAGCCTGCGGAGTTCACCCCCTTGGGGGCTTGGCTGTTGGCCAGATGTGCCCACGAGGCCGGGCTTCCCCCGGGCGTCTTCAACGTGGTCCACGGCTTCGGGCCTAACTCCGCCGGGGAGTTCCTTACCCGGCATCCCGGTGTCCGCCTCATCTCCTTCACTGGGGAAACCACCACCGGGAAAGTCATCATGCGCAACGCCGCCGATACCCTGAAACGCCTTTCCATGGAGCTTGGTGGGAAGGCCCCCAACCTCATTTTCCGGAGCGCCGACCTGGATCGGGCGGTGGAGGTGACCTTACGGGCCGGCTTCTTTAACCAGGGGGAGGTCTGCTTGGCGGGCTCGCGGCTCCTGGTGGAGCGGCCCGTCTACGAGCCCTTCTTGGACCGGTTGGTGCGGGCGGCCAAGGCGCTGAAGGTGGGGGATCCCTTGGACCCCGAAACCCGCATGGGGGCTCTCATCGCCGAGGAACACCTGCGGAAGGTGATGTCCTATGTGGAGATCGCCCGCGAGACCGCCACCCTTCTCACGGGAGGCAAGCGCCCCGAGCTGCCGCACCCCTTGGACAAGGGCTACTTTTTGGAGCCCACGGTGGTGGTGGACGTGAAGCCCTCGGACCGGGTGTGCCAGGAGGAGATCTTTGGGCCCATGGTGGTGGTGATGCCTTTTGACACCGAGGAGGAGGCCATAGCCCTCGCCAACAACACCCCCTACGGCCTGAACGCCATCGTCCAGACGAGGGACGTGGGCCAGGCGGTGCGGGTGGCGGAAGCCCTGGAGGTGGGTACCGTTTGGATCAACGACTGGTTTGTGCGCGACCTGCGGGTGCCCTTTGGCGGGGCCAAGCAGTCGGGCATCGGCCGGGAGGGCGGCCACTACGGCTACGAGTTTTACTACGAGACCAAGAACGTCTGCCTGGCCAACCGGTGA